A segment of the Mastacembelus armatus chromosome 7, fMasArm1.2, whole genome shotgun sequence genome:
GAAAGCAGGCCACTGGGAAAAGATTTCAGGAGAACTCTGCACCCAGAGGGGCCGCTTTGTGCTGAACATAAAGTCCCAGGGCTCAGCATTCACTCACTAACCTCAACATCTCTGTGCTGGTTcaagcaaaaaagaaataataatgaagataaaatgttttcacatcatGCCCAACCTCACAGTtcctgtaaaactgaaaaagcaATAGGAGATAGGTGGTGGCACATCAGCTGGACTCCTGCAGAGCAGCTTATCTCTGGGCCTCCTCTGGCCTAGCTCAGTGTTCAGATAAAGCAGGGCCATCCTAATCCAAAGGAAAGTGAGCACCAACAGTAATAAAAAAGTGACAAtgcactttgatttttttttttatttcaataaaaattaaatgaaagcaGGACAAGATGCACCCCTACAAAATCTACTGTCCCTCTGCCTTTTCCCACAGACATGACAGTGATTTTAAAGAAACACTTTTGTCCTGGACAATTAAATGTCACAACCTGTCCAAACAATGGTTCTCAAGTTACTTTCCACAGCGTGCCTTCGTACGTAAATGTGTGTTGATCCTGGGCGGGTCATTTCCCTTCACTAAGATCttattgtgatttttaattCTGCCAAACATTGATCCTTCTTGATCTCTTTAACCTCTGGGTGTGGGCTGTGGGTGTGTTCCCCTGGTTCTGCCATTTACACCATCTCACGCAGACAAATTCTTTAACCTGCACCAGTCGCACTGACCAGATGCTCCCGTCTACAGATCTAGTTCACTTAGTCTCTATGATATGATGCATATGGGACAAATAGGTTTATATCAACCCTCTACCTCCATTGAGATttgctgtgatgtgttttatatctaaaaaacaACTGTAACGtggaaaaacacatacacaggtgatgcctgtgtatgtgtttttcagttacACAGGTAACCGAATGCTTCGCATATATAAAATACTCAGAAGATGATCAATGAGCAGCTCGGCCAAAAGCCAGTGGCAAACAGATGTAGGAAGAGCTGAGGACCCTAAAGAGGCAGCTGAGAAGAGACCATGAGACCAGAGACCAGAGACCAGAGTCTGGCTCAAGAATCGGGTGTCAACTAACAGCATTAGGTCTGAAAGTGAGAGGGACGGTGACAAAACTCGAGCACTTCAAGTGGAGCCTACAGGAAGGTAAATTGTCTTCTAATGAAAATACtatttaaaacatgcaaaaacaaccTTTCTCCAGGTGGGCCCACGGATCAGTCACAGGCCAGGTAAATGTGGAAATGTCCTGATCTACCactagaaaacagaaaaggcaaAAGACAAACCCTGGTGTCCTGGAGCCAGTTCAGCTTAAGATCATTTTAACAATTAAAGCAACAGCAACATTTGGACTCGTCATAGCAGGAAAACCACATGTGGTACTAATAACACTAACAATGTGGGTCTTTGTTAGTCCCATGAAGAGTCCAGAACCACCACacattttctgcacatttgCCTTATTGGATCCAATTTATTAGGCAGCATTTTTTAGGTCCACGCTCAGGAAACGAACCTCACATCCGTCTGTGCTGTTTTTAGGGGTAAAGATCACGAATCGATACTTGTGACAAGTCTGAAGTTCAACAGGGCCCGTTGTTTGCTGCACAGAGTCCGCACCAAAGACTAAAAACCTCAAACGGGTCCAGACCACAGGGCATGTGAGAGGAGACCCCGGATGCTGCAGGATGTTCCTGTTAACGACCAGCTGCATCCGTGCACACATCGTCCGTCTGCACGTTTTAAGTCCGTCATGGACATTTGACTATAAACTAAAGGTCCAGTTAAACTTCATGCTAACTACTCCCGATTACAACTTAACTAGTTAACGCTATATCCGGGCGACAACGACCCGCAAACAGTGCGAGACCAAGCCCTTAGTTATGATCATTATTATTGATAAGACCATTATTCTTGTTACTATCATTATCACTGTGGTTGTTGTGATTATTGTGAGGCTGTGTATTGTTGGAAACCCTGATATGCACATTAACCGACGTTAGCCCGAATACTCACTATTGTCTCCCGGACGCGGTTGTGGAAAAGTTGCTCTCTAACCGACACGTCGTCCGTTTCCATTCTCTGAAACATCCCAGTTTCCTCTCAGGTTTAAAAGGGCTGCGGGGAAAAGGCTAAAAAGTTAAAAGAGGACGCATCTTGTGGGAAAAGCCGTGGACGTGCGGCCGTTAGCTCGGCTACCTGGCGCTACTGCTAACGCTACGCTCGGCTCTAGTTAGGGCAGGCGGGGGGCGGAGTCAGTGGGCGGGGTTATGGTGAGATGGGGAGGGGCTTGTTATCCACATGCAGCTGTCAATCATCGTTAGAGTCACTTGTTCAGCGTCATCAGGTTCAGGTTATTGGAGTCCAAAGGTGTGTTGCACAGTAGGCATACCTGAGAGAGCCACCACACGTTCACTGTGTGTCTCATGCATTATGTGCTGGTCACCAACGGCATCATGGGACAGAAGCGTGTTGTTCTGGACCTTCCTGTTTAATTCATTCATCCCACACTGAAACGAGTCAAGTACCAGCACCTCAAACCAAACGGTCTGCCCCTTTTCCTCCTGTTGTTTGATTAGAAACTCAAGCTTTTTAGGCCTTtgactggtgtgtgtggtgttcaCTTTACTTACTTTAACTTAGACTTCAGGAGATAATGAGGAGATTTTTCACACAATAAGCTTCATAACAGACAGCTCTTAAAACTTCATATAAAACAGGAATTAGGTTTATATGACGTGTGTTGCATATGTGGATTCAATAATgggctttgtttattttattttttaaggctCTTTGTAATGCTCCTTTAAATGTTAACAGAACAGATGAGCCTCACCTCATCAGCTAAAACAATCGAGAGGCCAGATTGCTGATGTTAATGGTCTGCTGATGTTACAGACAAATTCACTGTCATGATCCAAAGTCCAACTACTGCAACAACACGCGGCGACTACAACTATGGAAAGGACTAGAAAGGATTTACAGGATAAGGACTTGAGATTCTGAAATCAGTAAGTAATCTCGACTTTGTTAGACAGaaccaaatatattttaaatatactttttaacTGAGGGTTTTTCTATGGAGAAAGATAAGTGCCTACTGTCTAAACTTCTTTTTGTCTGACATTTGATACGTTTTCTctcaaaacacacctgtcaatATGGAACAAAATTGAAGTCTGCTATGTTTTGGATCACGTAGCGagtcaaattaaaatgacaatgtcCATCATGAGGACAGATAAACCCtcttatataatatattatttaacaAGGGAAGTGGGTTGCAGAGATTAAAAATCACCAGGCCAAGATACCAGCAGCACACAGACTCTAGTGAAAACATAGACGATAACAGCCttgtaatgaaataaataaagatatttaCGGATAAAACAGCTAACATTAGTCAATATAGCattacaaataatataaaaacgGATATgcatgatatatatatatatatatatatatatatatatatatatatatatatatatatatatatatatatatatatatatataatatttactCTTCAAAACACACTGGCAATAAATAAGTTCTAAACTTGCTACCAAATAAGACAATCTAGAAACCCTTATCTTCTACATCATAAAGAAGTTCAAActaatatgtatgtatgaatgtttatataatttaaattcTTGTGTCACCAATTGCAGATACCCAAGGATGAATAATGCTCACATGCACAAACGCTGATCCACTGCAGCCAGAGGATGGTAAAGAGTGTGATGGTTGCCTATGCCCTGTGGGCAGTGGGTGGTCCTTTTGGCCTCCACCACTTATATTTAGGAAGAGACAGCCATGCTCTGTTATGGATGCTAACCTTCGGAGGATTTGGGTTTGGCTGGGTCAGAGAGGTCATACGTATCCCTGCTTATGTTGGTGAGGCCAATCAAgatgcagacaaacagagaaaaagatcCAACCCCATGGTCATGCCACCTGTGAGCCCTGTCAGATTTGTTGGACAGGTGTTTGTAGGGATCTACTTTGGCACTGTGGCTCTGATTGGACTCAACTCCCTCAGTTTCTTCTACTTGATAGTTCTGCCCTTCTGTGTGGGTGTTGGGGTTCATCTGGTGTCAAGTGTTGGCCAGCAGACCTCCGACCTCCAAAAAACTTTGACTGCCTGTTTCATAACCTCCCCAGTTTTCTATGGCAGCATCTTATCACCTCTCCCTATCAGCTTGGCTGCCAGCGTCACGGCTTCGAAGCATCGTAGGTTCAAACCTCCACAGACACCTGGGAGCAACCAGGACCTAGGTGAGATGATCTCACAAATAGGACTCTATCTTCTATAAGTTCCATTCACACAGTGATAACAttgcttctttctcttttagTGACTGctataaattacattttctttgtctttgacCAGGTCCAAGGATTTACAGGCTCACTCTAGCCTGGTTGGCATTCTCAGCTCCACTGGGATACTGCGTTTTCCACAACACCACAGCCACGCTGTACTACCTGTCGGACTGTGTAGCAGCAGTGCTGGATGTCTTCTGGTTTCTGCCATGGCTCAGATGTGTGTTGGAGAACGTTCTTTTAATGCCATATcggattttgtgtgtttttactggaGGGGGGTATTATGAAGAGACTTGGAGGAAGGTGCTGGAAATACTGCTGAAACAatacagtgagagagaaaaggacgCACTGCAGGTGAGCATTCACATATTCCTGAGGTGGATAGATATATTTGGAGATGTCTACCACAGGTCAGTATGTTTGTACTGCATAAAGGGGCTGTTCTGGTATAATTAGATGTTGTAATCTGTGAATCTGGAACCATTTATGTTGCAGGTCTTATCCCTGAAAGGAGACGCCACTCTAGAAGAGATAACTCAAAGCTATAGGGAACTAGCCAAAAAATGGCACCCAGACCACAACCCCAGTCAGGATGCAGAGGCAACGTTTGTGAAGATCCAGGAGGCCTATGAGTCCCTCTTACGGTGGCACAGACCTCATCGATTCACACAGTCGCCCAAATAGTCACAAAGGCACAGCCGGAGATGTGAGACTGATTGATTACTGATTATTACCCTCATGGAGCATAAATGTAGGGCATGCCCAGAGACTTGCATTGTGTTGACATGATCACTTGTTAATAACACACTTCCACTTGTCCGTCAGCGTTTCCCAGTTGTCTGACTGGTCTCTAACAGCAGTTTGGTGCCACCTTGTGGCGAAACAGGTGTAACATCACCATAAACTACTTTGATCGCAGCAACTGTACTTATGTCTTAGTGTTTGCTTTCTGTTTAACACTGAACTGTCACTGCCATGTGCACGTCCTGCACTGTCACAGCATGAACATGGACATCGAGTTGTCCGCCTTGTAACAATTATGCAATAAAGCTGAACTGtccaaaacaaaaggaaagagaTTGGAAAAAACCCGCCTCCATTCTCCAACTGCGTTTCCGGAAGAGGCCGTgatcataaaaatatttgaattttcaaatataaaaaaatcccTAACTTTAGTGGACTATCTGGTCAGCCAGAGGCCAGGACTGATGGCAGCGGGTCTTCATGTGCACCGGGCCGTAGGCTGGCTGGTCCTCTGCAGAGACCATGATTATTCTGGGGCATAAATGTCCCCACACTTTGCCACCTGTGTGGGAGCTGACATGCATCGATGCATTCGACAATCGCTGAATCCGGAGCTCTGTTGTACAATTATTCGGTCTGTATCCCAGCATGGGCCCGGAAGTTGTTTGGGATtcccaggtaaaaaaaaaaaaaaaaaaaaaaaaaaatcctggagATGCTGTCGTCGCCTGGGAAAACAAACAGCTATCCAGacaattaaaaaggaaaacaccgATCGGTCGCCAGGTAAGGAGGAGGCTCGTGGACTTCACCGCGGCGCTCGGTAAGACCATCCATCGATCTTAGATCGGAAGCTCGGCATGTTTGTCAGTAGTTGATCGGTGCCATTTGTCGTGTGGTCGGGTGCCATAGCAACGGCTCATGAGAAACACAGCCCAGGCCGGTTGGACGGGCTCGGTCCTGTTGGCTGACAGCTGCGTGTGTGCGGACGATCCGGACCGTGGCAGCTCCGGTAACAAACCGGCCACAGCGTCTCGCCGCTGTCTCGACCGTGCGCGAGCTGATCGGTGCCATAACGGACCAAAAGCCACCGAGCAGCTAAGAACAAGTACGCGCGGATGTGTATATGGAGAGGCATGACAGTTCATTGGACGTGTGTATGCTTTACTGCACAATGGCCCGTCAGGAAACACAGTTAGATAAAGGCTGGCGCCGGTGCGCGTCCGTTTTTTCTTTAAGCGCCGTGCCCTGGTGTGACTGGCGCGTCTCCGAGCTGCACCAGCGCCTGTTGCTCCCCATGCGCGGCCAGTGCGAAGATATTAATTTTCCCTGTGTCGTCTCCGCCCCCCTCCGGCTCGCCccacagtctcctctgtccactgCCGTCCATTTGAGCAGAAGGTGCAGCGTTGTGCGTCTTGGTCTTTTCCTTCTCGCCCCTTTTTTCACATTATGTTCAGCATAACATCaaccagagcagagcagcacacaCTGCACGTCTGTCTGCTGTGGCCGCCTGCAACTGCTCCTGTACAGtcagttatttattttcagcCTATTACTGAGACACAACACGGACAACATCAACAATTCAGAATAAAAAGATGTGACTCATATGTTTTGTCAAGAAATATATAGgctgtttttattcatatagctttgtctatacatatatatatatatatacacgtgtatgctttgtgtgttttttcatctttatagTACAATAACAAGGGTTTCATTTGCACAGATGTAATTTCCCTTCTGACATAATCATTAAAGTTGGATTTTAATATTCCAAAGTTAAaatttgtttacagtttgtttacaATCACATTAAAAATTCATATGCAGGGCATGGCAGTGTTGCACTGGGTTGCTTTATGGTGTAAATTATAAAATGCTCCTATTTTGTCCACCCCCTCAAGTTTTAGCTCCTCCTTGAACACTCAGCCGTCTATAAATGGGAAGCATCTTGTATTCATTTGTAGGCCACACTGCAGAAGAGTCTTGATACTGAAAAACCTGGACCAACCCAAGTTTACTAGATTAGTGTGTTACACAGTGCTTACCTGTTTCCATCACTTATACTTGTTCCAACAAAAGAGCTGCTACGTTCACTTCATATGGTTAGTATCCAGATATATGCAGTGTTTGTAGAACCTTTTCAGAAATCCTCATTACCGATGGGGAAGAGTCATATTTACAACATATTCATATTTCTTTAGGTATCTGGTGAGAGAATGAATGCTGATGACTGCAATGGACGCTCATGTGCACAAGGTAAGTAgttctataaataaataagaccTGGGACTGTGGTCTCCAGACTTTGTTCACCTCAATAACATGAGAGTATTTGTGTTTCAGGTAACGGAGGGCAGTCATCCACAGAACAGGATTTTTATAGTGGACTGCAGGGTCCCTCAGCGAGATCTCCAAACAGCCAGCAGTCCTCACCACACCGCTCCCTTAGTGGTCAGCTATGGCTCTTTTGCTGCGTTGTGCTCACATGGTCAGTGTCGACTTTATGTGATGTGTGAAagtaaatgtgctttttttttttttttccctcgtCCGCTGTCTGTGAAGCAAACTCCATCAAGGTTGAGCTGTGCAGTGATGATGAGTCACCAGGTGCTCCTCAGCCAGAGAACAGAGAGGCTGTGAGGGATGACAGCAGGAGGGAAGACAGAGGGGATCCCATGGAAGAAGGACGTGTAGAGTTTGCTGGAGCTGGAACAGATAGAGCGAACATTTACAATGAGATGGCCAGTCCAAATGCTGCCTCCCCAGGACCTATCCGGCTGCCAAATGGGAAGCTCCAATGTGAGGTCTGTGGGATGATCTGCATCGGACCCAACGTGCTGATGGTGCACAAGCGTAGCCACACAGGTGAGAACAAGCTGGCAAGGCAgatacagacacattttatgGACAAAAGGTTATTACTAGCCCAtatgtcaataaaaaaaactccaaaTGATTTACCTCTGAAATTCTGTGTCCGTCCCTGACATCACAGGCGAGAGGCCGTTCCACTGTAACCAGTGTGGGGCTTCTTTCACCCAGAAGGGGAACCTGCTACGACACATCAAGTTGCATTCGGGAGAGAAGCCTTTCAAATGTCCGATTTGCAACTACGCCTGTCGACGGAGAGATGCCCTGGCCGGGCATCTACGCACGCATGCAGGTAAATCAGTGAGCTTTATGTGTGAAGCTGCAgaacatattacatattttccattattatcattattcaGAAATATACTCATTCAATTATTGAACCTCGATGGATTCAGCTGATTGGAAACATTAATCCTTACAAATTCTAATGTGTGAAACAGTACGAGGCAGAAGTGGGGATGCATTAGAATGGTCCATTTCCCCCTTCTGTGAAGCTCGGCGGAAATAGGTCTTTGTTACCAGAAtgtactgtaaaaacacattacaaaatatgacatttaacattttgtgaaaacaggAAATCCTGTTGGTGTGTTCAATTTTTGAACACACATTCAACAGGTGTTCACATGCAGTAATGATACAGTAGGTCTTGGTCGATTTCCACGGGTCTCagttcattttcagaaaaaagatTCTTGCAAACTGGATTTCGGCGAATTGACGTCAGTCTTTCTGACGCTTTACTTAGGTGGAACATTGCGGTGAAGGGTTAGGCGTATTTTTTGTCGTCACTGGCGAGCAACACAATATAATTTCAGGAATTGCCAATCAATGGGGAAATCCATCCTCTCGAACTAAGCCAAAAATCCCCGTCTGTAAACATAGAAATAAACAACACCACTTATCATGTCTAGGCAAAAACTGGCTCTGCATTTAGTCCACAGGATCCATCATCTGGGCTGAGATTTTGGCCCTTTTGTCTGACTTGGATGCAGTAAGTTAggtgttttttctttgatttccaGTCTCTTCTCCAACGGTCGGAAAACCTTTCAAATGCAGCTACTGCAATCGCAGCTACAAACAACAGAACACGTTGGACGAACATCTAGAGCGCTGCCATAGCTATCTGAAGAGTCTGGACCTCCAGAGAGCAGtcagcacacagacagcacagggtaacagacacaaacaacacacaccagCGTTTATACAGTTAACCTGAATGTTTCTACACGATTGCACGTGCatcttattatatattaatgATTTGTAGCTTTCTCTGTTTGCAGGTGAAGTGTCTGTCAATATGAAAACAATTAGTAAACCTGTGCTCCAGCCATCAAATGAAAAAATTCAGTTTGTGGATAGACTGGCTATCAGCATCACCAAACGCAAGCGGTCAACACCACAGAAGTTCTTAGGTaaggttttctttttataaacacAGATTACACacgtttttatttcaaacatataGTAATAAGATATTTTCAGCTTGACAAGGGATAGGAACCTGGTCTGGCATCATAAGACCTTTCTCTAACATCTTCTAGAGACACTGGGTTCTTGTTGCACCGTGTGAATGGGCCTCATGGAGCAGATGAAATAAACCTCCATTTCGAATCACTGTTCTTGCTTTTCATAGGTGGAAAGCACATGCACCTTGCCGTACCCGAAGCACCTTATGAATTGTCCTCTGGCTCTGAGAAGGAGGGGGACCTCATGAGCTCTCAGCCTGCTGGGGACTCTGCAGGGCTGGCTAGCTCACATCTCCAAGGTGTCAGGGGCAAAGGTGAGAAGCATCAGTCGCCTGCACTGTCACAGCTCCATCCCGCCTTCCTGTCGGAGCTCCGCACAGTTATGGACTCTATCAACAGCAATTTGACTCCTCAGGGCCCCCGAGCCCGCAGCGGAGGTGGGCTGGCAGCGATGTCTCTCGGCCTGACTGGACGCGAAGTAGGAGAAGGCCGTGATGACCAACCCTCAGCCCACAGCCACACCACCTCACCCAACGGCTGTCCCGACTCTACAGACACAGAGAGCACAGCAGAAGAGCAGAGCACAAGGGCTACAGCCCCGACAAGTACCTCCAACAACCACCACCTCCACTACCAAACCCCAGCACTGCCCCGCAGCCATCC
Coding sequences within it:
- the ikzf4 gene encoding zinc finger protein Eos isoform X1; translation: MGPEVVWDSQVKKKKKKKKNPGDAVVAWENKQLSRQLKRKTPIGRQVSGERMNADDCNGRSCAQGNGGQSSTEQDFYSGLQGPSARSPNSQQSSPHRSLSANSIKVELCSDDESPGAPQPENREAVRDDSRREDRGDPMEEGRVEFAGAGTDRANIYNEMASPNAASPGPIRLPNGKLQCEVCGMICIGPNVLMVHKRSHTGERPFHCNQCGASFTQKGNLLRHIKLHSGEKPFKCPICNYACRRRDALAGHLRTHAVSSPTVGKPFKCSYCNRSYKQQNTLDEHLERCHSYLKSLDLQRAVSTQTAQGEVSVNMKTISKPVLQPSNEKIQFVDRLAISITKRKRSTPQKFLGGKHMHLAVPEAPYELSSGSEKEGDLMSSQPAGDSAGLASSHLQGVRGKGEKHQSPALSQLHPAFLSELRTVMDSINSNLTPQGPRARSGGGLAAMSLGLTGREVGEGRDDQPSAHSHTTSPNGCPDSTDTESTAEEQSTRATAPTSTSNNHHLHYQTPALPRSHPICSPSQAKDLDPEWERACPAATPVVKGSPGSPLSSRGTVQVLDRDGRPVRSFHCHHCRILFLDHVMFTIHMGCHGFRQPFECNICGHRSQDRYEFSSHISRGEHQVG
- the dnajc22 gene encoding dnaJ homolog subfamily C member 22, whose amino-acid sequence is MVKSVMVAYALWAVGGPFGLHHLYLGRDSHALLWMLTFGGFGFGWVREVIRIPAYVGEANQDADKQRKRSNPMVMPPVSPVRFVGQVFVGIYFGTVALIGLNSLSFFYLIVLPFCVGVGVHLVSSVGQQTSDLQKTLTACFITSPVFYGSILSPLPISLAASVTASKHRRFKPPQTPGSNQDLGPRIYRLTLAWLAFSAPLGYCVFHNTTATLYYLSDCVAAVLDVFWFLPWLRCVLENVLLMPYRILCVFTGGGYYEETWRKVLEILLKQYSEREKDALQVLSLKGDATLEEITQSYRELAKKWHPDHNPSQDAEATFVKIQEAYESLLRWHRPHRFTQSPK
- the ikzf4 gene encoding zinc finger protein Eos isoform X2 — its product is MVSGERMNADDCNGRSCAQGNGGQSSTEQDFYSGLQGPSARSPNSQQSSPHRSLSANSIKVELCSDDESPGAPQPENREAVRDDSRREDRGDPMEEGRVEFAGAGTDRANIYNEMASPNAASPGPIRLPNGKLQCEVCGMICIGPNVLMVHKRSHTGERPFHCNQCGASFTQKGNLLRHIKLHSGEKPFKCPICNYACRRRDALAGHLRTHAVSSPTVGKPFKCSYCNRSYKQQNTLDEHLERCHSYLKSLDLQRAVSTQTAQGEVSVNMKTISKPVLQPSNEKIQFVDRLAISITKRKRSTPQKFLGGKHMHLAVPEAPYELSSGSEKEGDLMSSQPAGDSAGLASSHLQGVRGKGEKHQSPALSQLHPAFLSELRTVMDSINSNLTPQGPRARSGGGLAAMSLGLTGREVGEGRDDQPSAHSHTTSPNGCPDSTDTESTAEEQSTRATAPTSTSNNHHLHYQTPALPRSHPICSPSQAKDLDPEWERACPAATPVVKGSPGSPLSSRGTVQVLDRDGRPVRSFHCHHCRILFLDHVMFTIHMGCHGFRQPFECNICGHRSQDRYEFSSHISRGEHQVG
- the ikzf4 gene encoding zinc finger protein Eos isoform X3, which gives rise to MNADDCNGRSCAQGNGGQSSTEQDFYSGLQGPSARSPNSQQSSPHRSLSANSIKVELCSDDESPGAPQPENREAVRDDSRREDRGDPMEEGRVEFAGAGTDRANIYNEMASPNAASPGPIRLPNGKLQCEVCGMICIGPNVLMVHKRSHTGERPFHCNQCGASFTQKGNLLRHIKLHSGEKPFKCPICNYACRRRDALAGHLRTHAVSSPTVGKPFKCSYCNRSYKQQNTLDEHLERCHSYLKSLDLQRAVSTQTAQGEVSVNMKTISKPVLQPSNEKIQFVDRLAISITKRKRSTPQKFLGGKHMHLAVPEAPYELSSGSEKEGDLMSSQPAGDSAGLASSHLQGVRGKGEKHQSPALSQLHPAFLSELRTVMDSINSNLTPQGPRARSGGGLAAMSLGLTGREVGEGRDDQPSAHSHTTSPNGCPDSTDTESTAEEQSTRATAPTSTSNNHHLHYQTPALPRSHPICSPSQAKDLDPEWERACPAATPVVKGSPGSPLSSRGTVQVLDRDGRPVRSFHCHHCRILFLDHVMFTIHMGCHGFRQPFECNICGHRSQDRYEFSSHISRGEHQVG